The Candidatus Binatia bacterium genome contains the following window.
CATGCACCGTTGCTACGGGATGCAGATTGCCGGCTTGCGCTATTTTAACGTGGTGGGGACGCGCCAGGATCCCAACGGTGCCTATGCGGCGGTGATTCCGCGCTGGATTCGGATCTTCCTCGAAGGCGGTACGCCCGAGATTTTCGGCGATGGAGAGACCTCGCGCGACTTCTGCCCGGTGGGGAATGTCGTACAGGCGAATTTATTGGCGGCGACCACCGAGGCCGCCGGCGGTGAGGTCTTCAACATCGCACTCGGCGGGCGCATGACTTTGACCGAACTCTATGGCCATCTGCGCGATGCCCTGGTCGCTCAGGGTGTGCCTTGCGGGGATCGCGACGCGATTTACAAGGAATTTCGGAGTGGCGACGTCCGGCATAGCCACGCGAATATCGACAAGGCCGTAGCCCTGCTGGGATACGAGCCGGAGTTTACTCTCGCTGACGGGTTGGGGCTGACCGTCGCCGGCTTCGTGGCTGCCGAGGATTGAGCCCATTTTGACCATTTCCCTGTTGCTCCTGTCCCGCATGCGTTAGGGGAGATGAGCGATGGCGGCGGGTGAAAATAGCGAGACAACAGCCAAGGACGCTGCACCCAATCCGGAGGTCACCCCCCGTGCGGCCCGCCGGCAAATGCGGGATTTCCTGCGCGTCCACGAGCAGCGTCGACGCCAGCTGCCTCGCGCACTTCTGGTCGGATTGCTCGCTGGCCTGGTTGCCGTCGGCTTCCAGTTCATGCTCGTGCAGGCCGACGGCGTCCGGGATCGGCTGGTTTTATTCTCCTACGATGTCGGCTGGTGGGGCTTTTTGCTCCCGATGGGCTTTGGTGCTCTCGGCGTTTCCTTCGCGTTGGTTTTGGTCAGCTCCTTCGAGCCGGATGCCGCCGGCAGCGGCATTCCTCACCTGAAGGCGGTTCTGCATCATTTGCGTGGATTCCGCTGGCAGCGGATCCTTCCCGTCAAATTTATTGGTGGGATCGCGGCGATCGGCAGTGGTTTGGCTCTGGGACGAGAGGGCCCCACCATTCAGATGGGTGGGGCGATCGGCCAGATGGTGAGCCGTTGGTTCAAAAGTACTCCACGCGAAAGCCAGACATTGATGGCGGCTGGTGCTGGCGCGGGGCTATCGGCGGCCTTTAATGCACCCTTGGCGGGGCTGGTCTTTGTTCTGGAGGAAGTCCAGCGAGACTTCGCCCCGGCTGTGTTTACGGTGACGCTGATCGCTTCTGTGACCGCCGATGTGACCGCTCGTTATCTGCTCGGCCACCAACCGGTATTTACGATCGGCGACGTGCCGATCCCGTCGCTGGCTTCCTTGCCGGTGTCGCTGTTTCTTGGAGTGGCGGCGGCGATCGTGGGCGTTTTCTTCAACCGGGCGATGATCTGGACGGTTGATTTTTACAAAAACTTTGCGCATTGGCCGCGCTGGCAGCTCGGTGCCGTTGTTGGCGCGGGCGTTGGGCTCGTCGGCTATTTTGTGCCGGGTTCGCTGGCCGGCGGCCACCACCTTGTGGAAGCCACCATCGCCGGAAAGCTCGGTCTGATGATGCTGCTGGGTTTTTTCTTTCTGCGCTTCGGTTTGACGATGGCCAGCTACGGGAGTGGGGCACCGGGCGGGATCTTCGCGCCCATGTTGGTTCTCGGCGCTGCTTTGGGCAGCTTCACGGGGCAAATTTCCCATTCCCTCATGCCCGAGATCGTGACCCACCCGGAAACATTTGCCGTCGTTGGCATGGCGGCTCTTTTCACCGCAATCGTTCGGGCCCCCCTGACGGGCATTGTCTTGATGGTGGAGATGACCGGCGAGTACGATCTGGTTCTTCCCTTGTTGATTGCCTCGCTGACCGCAGGCGGCATCGCGGACTATCTCGGTGACAAACCGATCTATGAGGTTCTGCTCAAGCGGGATCTGACGCGTTGGCAGGAAAAACCTCAATTGGCAGAGACTTTATTGCTCGAATTGACGGTCAGCCCGTCATCGCCTTTCGATGGTAAGGAAGTTCGTGAACTGGGTCTGCCCCCGGGCTGTATTCTGATTACCGTGCATCGGGGTCTGAACGCCGAGGTACCTACCGCGACCTTCAAGCTGCAGGCCGGAGATCGGATCACGGTTGTGGTCGCACCGCAGGCGGCCGCGGCTGTTGGATTGCTCCACGACGGAACTGGCGCCACATAACTCGGTCCCCGGGGTCTTTCGGGATTCTCGCCGGATTTGATCCCGAATCTTCGCCGGGCTGGTTCTTCGGCGCTGGACGGTTTAAAAGAAGATCGCCATGAGTGAATTTTCCTTGCATCCCTTGAATGATGGTTTTTCCTGGGCCACTCCGCCCGGTCCTTACCGTCGCATCCGTCCCGAGCAGGCCGAATCCTGGAACGAGCAGGGTTTTCTGGTCGTCGAGGATGCCTTCTCGCCGGAAGTCATGGCTCGCGTGATCAGCGAGATCGATCCCTTCGAGGCGCAGGTGGAAGCCTTCCTGCAAATGCAGCAGGACGGAAAATTATTCATCGCTCGCTCGGGAGAGATTACTTTCACAACCCACTTGGTGACTCGGTCGGCGTATTTGCGGGACTTCGCCGCGGGGCCCGTATTTCAGGACCTCGTTCACGATCTGGTCGGGAATCGGGTACGCCTCTACTGGGATCAGGCGGTCTACAAGAAGCCGGAAAACCCATCCGAGTTTCCCTGGCATCAGGACAACGGCTACACCTTCGTGCGGCCCCAGCAGTATCTGACTTGCTGGGTCTCGCTGACCGATGCGACCGAAGAGAACGGCTGCCCGTGGGTGGTGCCAGGTGTTCATCGCCACGGAACCCTCGCTCATGAAATGACCGAACTCGGTTGGCGTTGCCTCGACAAGCCCGCGGATGCTGTGCCGGTGCCTGTTCGGGCGGGCTCGATCGTCGTATTTTCGAGTTTGACGCCGCATCGTACGGGCCCCAATAGCTCGGACGGCGTCCGTAAATCCTACATTTTGCAATACGCCCCGGACGGCGCGCAGGTGATTCAGGACGATACCGAGGTCCCCTGTGATGCTCCGGAGCGTCAGTTTCTGGTGCTGGAAGACGGCGGCTCTCCCGGGTCGAACGCCTAGGGTACGGGCTGCCGCAGCGCTGCTGTCGCGGGTATCCGTCGGGTTCGATTCGCCTAGACGGCGCTGGTGGCGTAACGGGCGCGGAGCTTGTTGCGGTAGACGATGGCGACCAGATTCATCAGGGTCACGACCGTCACCAGCAGAAGTGCAGTGGCAAAGACCAGCGGCTGGGCGGCCTCGACGTTCGGGCTCTGAAAGCCCACATCGTAGATGTGGAAGCCCAGGTGCATGAATTTTCTCTCCAGGTGGATGAAGGGTGCATGGTGGTCGATCGGGAGCGTCGGGGCCAGCTTGACCATCCCGACAATCATCAAGGGTGCGACTTCGCCGGCCGCGCGAGCCATTGCGAGAATCATTCCCGTCAGAATTCCGGGCGCGGCGGCGGGAACGACCACCTTCCATGTCGTTTCGAATTTGGTGGCACCCAGCGCCAGCGAGCCCTCGCGGACCGCTCGTGGGACGGCCGCCAGGCCTTCTTCGGTGGCGACAATCACCACCGGGACCGTAAGGAGGGCCAGCGTCAGGCTGCCCCAGAAGATGCCACCCGTCCCGAATGTCGGGGTCGGTAGAGACTCGGGATAAAAGATTTGATCGAGACTGCCGCCGATCCCGTAGACAAAAAATCCGAGGCCGAAAACGCCAAAGACGATGGAGGGGACGCCGGCAAGGTTGTTGACGGCGATACGAACGGCACGAACGGCCGGACCCTCAGTCGCATATTCGCGCAAATAGAGGGCGGCGAGCACGCCGAAGGGAGCCACCAGGAAAGCGAGGATGAAGACCATCATGACGGTTCCGAAAATCGCCGGAAAAATGCCGCCTTCTGTATTGGATTCGCGGGGGTCGTCACTGATGAACTCCCAGATTTTTGCGAAATAGAGGCGCACGGCGTCGGCGGTACTCAGGGCATTGGGGTGCACGGCACGAACGACTTCGCCGATCGGCATTTCCATCGATCGCCCGTTGCTGCTTTTCATGACCAGCGTCCCGAGCGCCAGCGCATCGCGTCGAGCGAATAGTTCCGTCGCGGCAATTTCGTATGCGGCTTGCGCGCGAGTTTCGGCCTTGTCGATCGTGGCGAATTCCGCTGCGGCCCGGTCGGGCGCGAGGTCCTGCAGGGCGACTCGCTTGCGCTCCAGGCGCAGTTGTTCGATCTCGTGGTTCAGGTCGCCGATGGGGCCCTTCTCAAGGTGCTCGGCTGCTTCGCGCTGGGCGGTTTTTTCGGCGTGCAGGGCCGGGAAGGCTGCGGCTACAGCTTCAGGACCCTGTGCGAGCACGATCCCGTCCCGCCGAATCTCGTGCATGGTGCCGTAGAAGTTGCCCCACTCGAGTCGTTCGAGGACGGTTGCATCGGCTGGCGTGGTTTTAGAGGCGATATCGGCATCGTCGATCCAGAGGAAGTCCATGCCGTAAAGATCCCGGTTGCCGACCTTGATCCGCGTGCGGGTGGCCCCCTCTTTATCGGGGATCTCTTCGTTTCCCCAGACTTCTCCGAGATGTGTGGTCCCGTCCTGCATGGAGAAGAGCACGACTTGCTTCTGCCAGAAATAAGCCAACCCATTGACGGCGATCAGATATACCAGTCCGATTGTCAGGAGAAGGTTGAGGGCCAGCGCTCCCCCGCAGAACCACGTGAAGATTTGCCCGAAGCGATCTGTGCCATTGCCAGTTTTTTTCATCAGAGTTTGCCGTAGCGCTCGCGAAGGCGATGCCGAACGATTTCGGCTGCCGTGTTGACGATAAAGGTCAGAATAAACAGCAGGAGTGCTGCCAGAAACAGCGTTCGGTAGAGAGTGCTGAATTGCGGAGCTTCGGGGATCTCGACGGCGATATTTGCCGACAGAGTTCGGAAGCCGTTAAACGGATTCCAATCCATGATCGGGGTATTCCCCGTGGCCATCAATACGATCATGGTCTCGCCGACAGCGCGGCCGAACCCGACCATGATCGCCGAGAAAATGCCCGGACTGGCTGTCGGCACCACGACGCGCGTGACCGTCTGCCAGAGGGTTGCGCCCAGCGCCAGAGATCCCGAGACCAGTTGCTTGGGGACGTTCGAGAAAGCATCC
Protein-coding sequences here:
- a CDS encoding phytanoyl-CoA dioxygenase family protein, with product MSEFSLHPLNDGFSWATPPGPYRRIRPEQAESWNEQGFLVVEDAFSPEVMARVISEIDPFEAQVEAFLQMQQDGKLFIARSGEITFTTHLVTRSAYLRDFAAGPVFQDLVHDLVGNRVRLYWDQAVYKKPENPSEFPWHQDNGYTFVRPQQYLTCWVSLTDATEENGCPWVVPGVHRHGTLAHEMTELGWRCLDKPADAVPVPVRAGSIVVFSSLTPHRTGPNSSDGVRKSYILQYAPDGAQVIQDDTEVPCDAPERQFLVLEDGGSPGSNA
- the pstA gene encoding phosphate ABC transporter permease PstA, whose amino-acid sequence is MKKTGNGTDRFGQIFTWFCGGALALNLLLTIGLVYLIAVNGLAYFWQKQVVLFSMQDGTTHLGEVWGNEEIPDKEGATRTRIKVGNRDLYGMDFLWIDDADIASKTTPADATVLERLEWGNFYGTMHEIRRDGIVLAQGPEAVAAAFPALHAEKTAQREAAEHLEKGPIGDLNHEIEQLRLERKRVALQDLAPDRAAAEFATIDKAETRAQAAYEIAATELFARRDALALGTLVMKSSNGRSMEMPIGEVVRAVHPNALSTADAVRLYFAKIWEFISDDPRESNTEGGIFPAIFGTVMMVFILAFLVAPFGVLAALYLREYATEGPAVRAVRIAVNNLAGVPSIVFGVFGLGFFVYGIGGSLDQIFYPESLPTPTFGTGGIFWGSLTLALLTVPVVIVATEEGLAAVPRAVREGSLALGATKFETTWKVVVPAAAPGILTGMILAMARAAGEVAPLMIVGMVKLAPTLPIDHHAPFIHLERKFMHLGFHIYDVGFQSPNVEAAQPLVFATALLLVTVVTLMNLVAIVYRNKLRARYATSAV
- the clcA gene encoding H(+)/Cl(-) exchange transporter ClcA; its protein translation is MAAGENSETTAKDAAPNPEVTPRAARRQMRDFLRVHEQRRRQLPRALLVGLLAGLVAVGFQFMLVQADGVRDRLVLFSYDVGWWGFLLPMGFGALGVSFALVLVSSFEPDAAGSGIPHLKAVLHHLRGFRWQRILPVKFIGGIAAIGSGLALGREGPTIQMGGAIGQMVSRWFKSTPRESQTLMAAGAGAGLSAAFNAPLAGLVFVLEEVQRDFAPAVFTVTLIASVTADVTARYLLGHQPVFTIGDVPIPSLASLPVSLFLGVAAAIVGVFFNRAMIWTVDFYKNFAHWPRWQLGAVVGAGVGLVGYFVPGSLAGGHHLVEATIAGKLGLMMLLGFFFLRFGLTMASYGSGAPGGIFAPMLVLGAALGSFTGQISHSLMPEIVTHPETFAVVGMAALFTAIVRAPLTGIVLMVEMTGEYDLVLPLLIASLTAGGIADYLGDKPIYEVLLKRDLTRWQEKPQLAETLLLELTVSPSSPFDGKEVRELGLPPGCILITVHRGLNAEVPTATFKLQAGDRITVVVAPQAAAAVGLLHDGTGAT